The Candidatus Desulfofervidus auxilii DNA segment TTTTGGACTTACAAAATCTATTTCACTAGTTCCTTCTTGAGCGATTTTACATTCACAGATAGGAGGATAACAAAGGTCAGCTCGGGCCTTTTGAAATAATTTTTTTAGCTGCTCTCTGTTCATATCTTTCTAATTTAACATGAGTCTCTGTCAAGTTGCAAGGCGATATCAAACCCAAAATCCGTGATTTGTTTTGGGAATTAGTTGACAAAGTTGAAATGTAATATAATTAAATTAAAAGTTATACTAACTAAAAATAGGAGGAGATATGAAAGCTGAGTTTACAGCAATTATTGAGCCAGCACCTGAAGGTGGATATTGGGCCATCTGCCCAGAGGTGCCTGGGGCTAATGGACAAGGTGAAACAATAGAAGAGGCAAAGAATAACTTGCGAGAAGCTATTGAACTGATTTTAGAAGATCGCAGGCAAGATATTCTTCGTGGGTTACCAAAAGATGTAATACGGGAAAAGATAGTAATTGGGTGAAACGGCACGAGTTAGAGCGAAGATTAAGAATTGCTGGTTGTTATTTAAAACGAGAAGGTAAATCCCATTCTCTTTGGATCAATCCTAAAACAGGCGTTATTGAAGCACTACCACGACATAATGAGAGTAAAGAGCCATTAGCAAAAAAGATACTTAAGAATTTAAATGCAGAATGAAAAGCATAACAAGACGCTCCAGCGGACGGCGTTACACGCCGCCGCTGAGCTTGGTCGGTAGATAATATGAGATGGATTGTTTGCACTCAGAATTTGGCTAAATCTTTTGGAGCGTTAAAGGTATTAAAGGAAGTCAATCTAGAAGTTTATCCTGGGGAAACAGTGGTGATTTTGGGGGGCAGTGGGAGCGGAAAATCGGTATTGCTTCAAATTTTAGTGGGATTGGTGCCAGCTGATAGTGGTAGAATATGGCTTCATGGCTATGAAGTAACCCAGTTTCGAAAAGAAAAAGATTGGTATCCTGTGCGGCTTAAAACCGGTTTTTTGTTCCAGATAGGAGGGCTTTATGATTCTATGACCGTCTTTGAAAATATTGCTTTTGCTATGCGCTATCACTTACGCTTGCCGGAAAAAGAGATAAAAAAAAGAGTGCAAAAGATTTTGGATTCTGTTCAATTAAAAGGAGTAGAAGAAAAATATCCTGCTGAACTTTCTGGAGGAATGCAAAAGCGAGTGGGACTTGCACGAGCAATTGCCTTAAATCCACCTTTAATTTTATATGATGAGCCTACTACCGGGCTAGACCCTATTATGGGTGATTCCATTAGTAGACTTATCCGCCACCTCCAAAGGACCTATAATATTTCTGCCATTGTGGTTACCCACGATTTATCCTGTGCCTTTAAGGTGGCGGATAGAATTATGTTGCTTTATGATGGCAAAATCATGATAAGTGGTCCAGTAGAAGAAGTTAAAAAAAGCGATAATCCTTATTTTAAACAATTTTTGAAGGCGATCAAGGAGTAAATAATGAAAGAAAAATGGTTTTTTGTTTTAAAGACAGCTATTTTTCTAATTTTCTCATTTGCACTTTTAGGAACAGTGATAATTTTTTTAGGAAAGGAAAGACCTTATTTTAAAAAAACCTTTATCTTG contains these protein-coding regions:
- a CDS encoding type II toxin-antitoxin system HicB family antitoxin, coding for MKAEFTAIIEPAPEGGYWAICPEVPGANGQGETIEEAKNNLREAIELILEDRRQDILRGLPKDVIREKIVIG
- a CDS encoding type II toxin-antitoxin system HicA family toxin, which gives rise to MKRHELERRLRIAGCYLKREGKSHSLWINPKTGVIEALPRHNESKEPLAKKILKNLNAE
- a CDS encoding ABC transporter ATP-binding protein; translation: MRWIVCTQNLAKSFGALKVLKEVNLEVYPGETVVILGGSGSGKSVLLQILVGLVPADSGRIWLHGYEVTQFRKEKDWYPVRLKTGFLFQIGGLYDSMTVFENIAFAMRYHLRLPEKEIKKRVQKILDSVQLKGVEEKYPAELSGGMQKRVGLARAIALNPPLILYDEPTTGLDPIMGDSISRLIRHLQRTYNISAIVVTHDLSCAFKVADRIMLLYDGKIMISGPVEEVKKSDNPYFKQFLKAIKE